The following DNA comes from Pseudophryne corroboree isolate aPseCor3 chromosome 8, aPseCor3.hap2, whole genome shotgun sequence.
ggggggggggcagatacaacatgtgcagagaaagttatatttgggtgggttatattgtttctgtgcagggtaaatactggctgctttatttttacactgcaagtatttcagtttcaacacaccccacccaaatctaactctctctgcacgtgagaCAGCGGGCCGGTGTTCGAATAGCGGGACTGTgctgctggaatcgggacagttgggaggtatggtacagtgATGGGAACATGTACACTCTGTGGGTGCAGTGATCGGTGTGTGTGTTAGGAGTGTAGTGCAGTGATAGGGACGTGTGTGCACTGCGGATGCAGTGATTGGTGTGTGTGCTAGGAGTGCAGTGCTagggatgtacagtatgtacactgCGGGTGCAGTGATTGGCTGTGTGTGCTAGCAGTGCAGTGACAGGGACGTGTGTACACTACGGGTGGTAAAGAGCTATCAAATTTTTTATTTCTTCTCTATGGTGTCAggaacacggagcatagctccacccccatacacctgtgaagccacgcccccgggctctgattggcccgcatcTACCTTAATACTAAAGTAATGGGGACCatcgatgggcaaaaccattgatggttcccttacagatggttgcccGCCATCGAGGTTATCaaccgatggtaccattgatggataacccaccaatggtCATCCCTAGTTACTGTCTGTGTGTGCTAGCAGTGCAGTGATGGGGATGTGTGCGTACACTGCGGGTGCAGTGATTGGCTGTGTATGCTAGGAGTGCAGTACAGTGATGGGGACTTGTGTACAATGTGGGTGCAGTGATTGGTGTGTGTGCTAGGAGTGCAGTGCTAgggatgtgtgtgtgtacactgcggGTGCAGTGATTGGCTGTGTGTGCTAGCAGTGCAGTGATAGGGACGTGTGTACACTAcagataacccaccaatggccatcccttgtTATTGGCTGTATGTGCTAGTAGTGCAGAGCAGTGATGGGGACATGCGTACACTGCGGGTGCAGTGATTGGCTGTGCTTGGTAGGAGTGCAGTACAGTGATGGGGACATGTGTGAGTGTACACTGCGGGTGCAGTGATTGGCTGTGCTTGGTAGGAGTGCAGTACAGTGATGGGGACATGTGTGAGTGTACACTGCGGGTGCAGTGATTGGCTGTGCTTGGTAGGAGTGCAGTACAGTGATGGGGACATGTGTGAGTGTACACTGCGGGTGCAGTGATTGGCTGTGCTTGGTAGGAGTGCAGTACAGTGATGGGGACATGTGTACACTGCGGGTGCAGTGATTGGCTGTGTTTGCTAGGAGTGCAGTAATGAAGCAGTGATGGCCAGTGTTAGGTTTGCATGAGAGATACTAAGGGAAGGACAACAATGGTATCTTTATGTTCCACAGAGACAGAAGAGGATCCTGTACCCCCGACAGATCCACCTATGTGTAAAACAAACACAGACTGGACCCCGTGCTCACGATCGTGCGGATTTGGGAATTCTGTGCGGATAACTTATGAGAAAGAAAGCTGCACCCCTAAAGTTGAGAGGAGACTGTGTATGATCAGACCCTGCAAGGGGCAATATGCCAGTGCCAACTACACGGTGAGTATGGATACACACAAGGTATCCAGTTCCAGCTATATATTGCTTTACATATAACccctatcagggccgtaactaggtgtgtgcggaggagcACCGCACATAGCATTGCAGGGTAGATGGGCGCTGTTTTACTTACTTTAACttgcagcagggccgtaactacatgtgtaccagcggtgcctggcacacagcgaagttgccctgagggcacaactGCCCGAATCCTCGTTCCAAGGTGCCTAAAGTCAGCAGcactgtaatgagtcaaactgactcattagtagccgcctgtgtgtgctgccgccagatcgaggagaggagcagctccgggggcaggggaggggagggagggagactCGGGTGCTGCAGcggtgcactgtaattggtggctgcgccgctgcagctgtccctctccttccacattggctggccgctgccgctgtgaatgctaggGTGCGCTTCCCACTATCTATTTATCCAGGGGCGTGACAAGGTGGCGCATAACGCATAtgcttgtcataatgtgtaaaaaggggactctgcctgccgtaatgtgtaaaaggggaactctacctgccttaatgtgtaaaaggggactttgcctgacgtaatgtgtaaaaagggtactctacctgacgtaatgtgtataagaggctctacctggtgtagtagcgttactgtgtggcataatttgaataatagagactactgtgcaccgtaatatgaattgatattattctGTTCCCACATAAAGTTATGCCCCTATATATTTCTAccgcgcgcactggccctattttaattaAGGACGGGGGAAgggcgatgccgtttcttgcacacagaggtAACATGTCTATTTACGGCACTGACCCCTATGTCTCTCATGTCTTTGTGACAGGTCCTGAAGTCTTCCAGTGTCTGCAATCGTGTCACCCGCTGGTCCCAGCCACTGCACCTCCATTACCGAGGCTGTGTGACAGATTACCCCCAGCTTCCCAGATTCTGTGGCCACTGCTCAGATGGGCGCCTCTGCTACCCTTCCATGAGCGAGACACGGCATTTGTCATTTCAGTGTCCCCACCGTGGCCGAGACATCACCCATAACGTAATGTTGGTGGTGAGGTGTCAGTGTGGTGGAAAGAGAGGGAAGAAGAGGAATGGGAACAGAAGGAGGGCAAATAGCGGAATGCAGTCAGGGGAAGAGACAGCCGGGCAGTAGAGTTGTCCAACTGAGAGACAGTGGATCAGTGGAAAAAAGAGacacagaataaagaagaaaaaaactatTGTGAAGTATTAGATGATTACAAATATATAGGATATAGGATGTTGGACTCCAGTTGGATAAACAAGCGTATTTGCTTTCCTTATAGAAGCAGCGTTTAAACTCATAGGGCTAAATGTCATTTGCAATAACTAAAAGTAATTTGTGATAACTTCTATACTTTAGTAGCTATCTCCTATCTGCGCACCCTCACCGCCTCCCATCCCATTGTAAAACCACATGATGCAACACGCAGAGACAGCAACCTATGTATAACCTCTTCTAGTCCACCTAGCTGGGGCATAGTGAGATTGGAGAGCTCACAATCATTTCCACACGAGTAGGAAGACTAAAGGAAATTTAGGGCGGCTATCCAATTAGTCCCAATAAAGCGATTGTCTCTGATGCCATCACTTAGCACGGATTATGGTTTGCATGCATAAaaagcataatccgcaataagtgcCCCTTAGACCCACGATAGGTGCCGCAAAAATACATAGATCTGCGGCTTTTCACGGAACCTACTGTATGTATTTTTGCATTAAAAACGGTGGTTTTTCACACAACCTAATTGGATAGGGGTGATTAACAAAGCCATGAAAAACACGTTTTTCATGGCCATGTCACtatcgcgggtaattggatacctctctattgggtctatttactaagctttggatggagataaagttgctggagagaaaataccagccaatcagctcctaactgtcatgtcacaggctgtgtttgaaaaatgacagttaggagctgattggctggtactttatctccagcgactttatctccatccaaggcttagtaaatagaccccttagtaaatgTCACTGTGCGTTTATATAATCTATAGGTGGCACTGTTGCTTCTTATTAAATTTTACCGTGCTTGTGTATTGATAGTATTCTAAATCACTTGAAAAATGACGTCTGCATTGGCCGGATTTGGCTATTTAAGCCCTTGCAAACGCACCAAAGTtctgcactatgggcctgattgtAATTtggaagtaagaaaaaaaaaagcaagttaCTTTGTAATACAATACATGTTGCCATAAAAGGGGAATAAATACACttatatgttttctgtgcagggtaaacactggctgtttttgcatgtatcccacaaatactggctgctttatttttacactgcaattttgatatcagtttgaacacaccccacccaaatctaactctctctgcacatgttacatctgccacccctgcagtgcaacttggttttgcccaGCTCTACAGTtaattgctttttttgctttactttaagTTAGAAGCAGGCTCTGTTTCCCaacatcagaggttcccaaatgcagtcctcaaggcaccccaatggtcctggttttaggtatatccatgcttggccacaggtgacttaattagcaccttggtcaatttaatttaaccatctgtgctgagccatggctatacctaaaacctggactgttgaggtgccttgaggaccgcatttgggaacctctgcccaacATGTAATACCAGAAGTAAGGGCATACTATACCCTTTTACCTACTCAGGGAGGTCCACACAACAacgcacaatggggctaattcagactgcgtcgctgcagcggcagtgatcgcagtctgaatcattttgtggagtgcgcacgtgcagcgtgcgcaccccgggggcccagtgagatgctatgagcatctctgggcagcgatcacctctgcctggatgacaggcagaggtagtcacggggcgggagggggcgtgccatcaGCGTtaaaacgccgttggcggggcgcggtcggacaacagaggcgtgtcgtGACTGTTGGGTGGGCAGGCCGCGGCATCTGCGTGATGTGGGTGGGCGGGGTGCGGCggttagctccctgccagagcgcaggagctgcgctggcaggtagctactcatcaggtacaaaagcatcgctgacgTGCAATGCTATTGTACATTGcggattgtgggggggggggggggtagggactgacatgctgggcggactagccctgtgctgggcgtccccccgcatttcagagtaactctgaatcacccccaatattagCACAATAATTGTCTATGATACTGGATTTGAATTGCAAAAAAACGcggtcattatttcagctcgctcctATCTGAATTGCCCCCGTGACGGGTCTGCTGACTCTGGGATATTAGCTTCTTCTTTTTCCTACTTTGCACCCAGACAATATTTTTGGTGCCTCGTTGCAGTGATACGTGGGTTATTATCACTGTTGTTGTTTATTCATAAAGCACCACAAAAGCTGCAGCACTGTACAGTGGGGAAGTAGCGTATAATTACATAGACACAGAGGATCAACAGGTAAAGTAGTGGACACAGAGACAGGGGGATGTGTATcacgccttggagagagatagggcgggatgtactacgcATGGCATTGTGGATgtgatacatcccaccacttatcaGGTGCATACCTGCGTTAATAATGGCATTTTTCCCATGCGTCTGATGAAGTGTGCGCCGCAGGAAACACTGGGAGGGATCCCTCTCAGGGAAGAATGCAaatagaatcccataggcttctgttAGGCAATGCcttctatagatggcattgcctaccaGGTCCAAGCTCTGGTAAGTTTCAGAGCTTTGTACATACGGGGAATGCAGACACAACTTTTTTTGCCCGCATTTTcattttagtacatcccgccctaaattgTAGAAagatcaaggggtctatttactgagccttggagaaaaagtggagagagataaagtaccaaccaatcagctcctaactaccctgttacaggctgtgttagaaaaatgacagttaggagctgattggttggtgcattatctctctccaaggtttgatacatctcccccacagtgcaTAACACTTGTGGTAAAGAACTTGCAGGAGACTAGATATAAGGACACACAGGTGGATGAGATCGGAGCGAACAAGGAGACAGGAGGACCAGTTTGTCTGACCAATTTATGAACAGGCCTATCAGAGATTTGTCAATATCTTCCAGTTCTTGCCTTGACTTCAACCATTAATTTACGCTTGAATATAATAGTGGCACCCATGTTTCCCATTAGGGGTTCAGTCAGTCATGTGAGTTTTTTTAGACAAGCCTTTAAAGCATGCTCGTGACCTATACCTAGtgtaagcagccattttgtgagagcACACTCTGGACCTATACCCGGTGGAAGCAGTCATTATGCGGTAGCACACATGACCTATACCCGGTGGAAGCAGCCTTTTTGTGAGAGCACACTTGTGACCTATACCCGGTGGAAGCTGCAATTTAGTGAAAGCACATTCATGACCTAGGCTATAACCAGTgtaagcagccattttgtggaagCTCACATGACCTATACCCAGTGTAAGCAGCCATTTTGCAGGCGCACACATGACCGTCCTATAGAGAACACAGCCTATGAATTTACCAGACATAACAGTGGCGACTTCAGACGGTGCATTTTAATTCCCAGGAAAATTAACTTTAAAATAGAAAAGTAATTCAATCTGTTAAGTTTCAGTGACAAAGATCTACAGCAGCTCTAAATGGCTCCTTCTGTGTGAATAGTCTCCTGTCACCCACCCCTGGGGTTGTTTCGTATGCCAGCTACGGCCACCATTGCAGCTCGTTTCATAATTATTCTGATTTCTCTCTGAATATTGAGACGCAAGTCCTCTCTGTCTATTCCATTTAGAACTGAATAAAATGCTGTCACATGTTTCCTGTGCTCCGTTTCATTGTATTCATTTGTGCGTATAATTAAATGAAGATGACATGGGTGGAGGGGGAAATGGTGGGTGTTCTATAGTAAGTGGGCATGGTGTTAATGGGGGCACATTGGGCAAGGAAAGACTGTAATGAGCCATGGACAGAGCCAGGAAGGGACATTATAACATAGGACATTTGGAAGAAGAAGTGAATGGGAGAGAAATAGAAGAGGCTGACAATGGGACAGTGTCTGGGAAACCCCCCTCCTGCACATGGGAGGTCCCAGCTCTGCATCTTGTGAT
Coding sequences within:
- the LOC134949475 gene encoding CCN family member 2-like isoform X2; the encoded protein is MVLDPCGCGCRVCIQELGAECDGLRPCDPTKNLTCDYQGDPDRQRGLCKETEEDPVPPTDPPMCKTNTDWTPCSRSCGFGNSVRITYEKESCTPKVERRLCMIRPCKGQYASANYTVLKSSSVCNRVTRWSQPLHLHYRGCVTDYPQLPRFCGHCSDGRLCYPSMSETRHLSFQCPHRGRDITHNVMLVVRCQCGGKRGKKRNGNRRRANSGMQSGEETAGQ
- the LOC134949475 gene encoding CCN family member 2-like isoform X1 translates to MEAYTGISFIVIFVACTVGERLGCPQICKCPDIHLCPPGTPMVLDPCGCGCRVCIQELGAECDGLRPCDPTKNLTCDYQGDPDRQRGLCKETEEDPVPPTDPPMCKTNTDWTPCSRSCGFGNSVRITYEKESCTPKVERRLCMIRPCKGQYASANYTVLKSSSVCNRVTRWSQPLHLHYRGCVTDYPQLPRFCGHCSDGRLCYPSMSETRHLSFQCPHRGRDITHNVMLVVRCQCGGKRGKKRNGNRRRANSGMQSGEETAGQ